The DNA region NNNNNNNNNNNNNNNNNNNNNNNNNNNNNNNNNNNNNNNNNNNNNNNNNNNNNNNNNNNNNNNNNNNNNNNNNNNNNNNNNNNNNNNNNNNNNNNNNNNNNNNNNNNNNNNNNNNNNNNNNNNNNNNNNNNNNNNNNNNNNNNNNNNNNNNNNNNNNNNNNNNNNNNNNNNNNNNNNNNNNNNNNNNNNNNNNNNNNNNNNNNNNNNNNNNNNNNNNNNNNNNNNNNNNNNNNNNNNNNNNNNNNNNNNNNNNNNNNNNNNNNNNNNNNNNNNNNNNNNNNNNNNNNNNNNNNNNNNNNNNNNNNNNNNNNNNNNNNNNNNNNNNNNNNNNNNNNNNNNNNNNNNNNNNNNNNNNNNNNNNNNNNNNNNNNNNNNNNNNNNNNNNNNNNNNNNNNNNNNNNNNNNNNNNNNNNNNNNNNNNNNNNNNNNNNNNNNNNNNNNNNNNNNNNNNNNNNNNNNNNNNNNNNNNNNNNNNNNNNNNNNNNNNNNNNNNNNNNNNNNNNNNNNNNNNNNNNNNNNNNNNNNNNNNNNNNNNNNNNNNNNNNNNNNNNNNNNNNNNNNNNNNNNNNNNNNNNNNNNNNNNNNNNNNNNNNNNNNNNNNNNNNNNNNNNNNNNNNNNNNNNNNNNNNNNNNNNNNNNNNNNNNNNNNNNNNNNNNNNNNNNNNNNNNNNNNNNNNNNNNNNNNNNNNNNNNNNNNNNNNNNNNNNNNNNNNNNNNNNNNNNNNNNNNNNNNNNNNNNNNNNNNNNNNNNNNNNNNNNNNNNNNNNNNNNNNNNNNNNNNNNNNNNNNNNNNNNNNNNNNNNNNNNNNNNNNNNNNNNNNNNNNNNNNNNNNNNNNNNNNNNNNNNNNNNNNNNNNNNNNNNNNNNNNNNNNNNNNNNNNNNNNNNNNNNNNNNNNNNNNNNNNNNNNNNNNNNNNNNNNNNNNNNNNNNNNNNNNNNNNNNNNNNNNNNNNNNNNNNNNNNNNNNNNNNNNNNNNNNNNNNNNNNNNNNNNNNNNNNNNNNNNNNNNNNNNNNNNNNNNNNNNNNNNNNNNNNNNNNNNNNNNNNNNNNNNNNNNNNNNNNNNNNNNNNNNNNNNNNNNNNNNNNNNNNNNNNNNNNNNNNNNNNNNNNNNNNNNNNNNNNNNNNNNNNNNNNNNNNNNNNNNNNNNNNNNNNNNNNNNNNNNNNNNNNNNNNNNNNNNNNNNNNNNNNNNNNNNNNNNNNNNNNNNNNNNNNNNNNNNNNNNNNNNNNNNNNNNNNNNNNNNNNNNNNNNNNNNNNNNNNNNNNNNNNNNNNNNNNNNNNNNNNNNNNNNNNNNNNNNNNNNNNNNNNNNNNNNNNNNNNNNNNNNNNNNNNNNNNNNNNNNNNNNNNNNNNNNNNNNNNNNNNNNNNNNNNNNNNNNNNNNNNNNNNNNNNNNNNNNNNNNNNNNNNNNNNNNNNNNNNNNNNNNNNNNNNNNNNNNNNNNNNNNNNNNNNNNNNNNNNNNNNNNNNNNNNNNNNNNNNNNNNNNNNNNNNNNNNNNNNNNNNNNNNNNNNNNNNNNNNNNNNNNNNNNNNNNNNNNNNNNNNNNNNNNNNNNNNNNNNNNNNNNNNNNNNNNNNNNNNNNNNNNNNNNNNNNNNNNNNNNNNNNNNNNNNNNNNNNNNNNNNNNNNNNNNNNNNNNNNNNNNNNNNNNNNNNNNNNNNNNNNNNNNNNNNNNNNNNNNNNNNNNNNNNNNNNNNNNNNNNNNNNNNNNNNNNNNNNNNNNNNNNNNNNNNNNNNNNNNNNNNNNNNNNNNNNNNNNNNNNNNNNNNNNNNNNNNNNNNNNNNNNNNNNNNNNNNNNNNNNNNNNNNNNNNNNNNNNNNNNNNNNNNNNNNNNNNNNNNNNNNNNNNNNNNNNNNNNNNNNNNNNNNNNNNNNNNNNNNNNNNNNNNNNNNNNNNNNNNNNNNNNNNNNNNNNNNNNNNNNNNNNNNNNNNNNNNNNNNNNNNNNNNNNNNNNNNNNNNNNNNNNNNNNNNNNNNNNNNNNNNNNNNNNNNNNNNNNNNNNNNNNNNNNNNNNNNNNNNNNNNNNNNNNNNNNNNNNNNNNNNNNNNNNNNNNNNNNNNNNNNNNNNNNNNNNNNNNNNNNNNNNNNNNNNNNNNNNNNNNNNNNNNNNNNNNNNNNNNNNNNNNNNNNNNNNNNNNNNNNNNNNNNNNNNNNNNNNNNNNNNNNNNNNNNNNNNNNNNNNNNNNNNNNNNNNNNNNNNNNNNNNNNNNNNNNNNNNNNNNNNNNNNNNNNNNNNNNNNNNNNNNNNNNNNNNNNNNNNNNNNNNNNNNNNNNNNNNNNNNNNNNNNNNNNNNNNNNNNNNNNNNNNNNNNNNNNNNNNNNNNNNNNNNNNNNNNNNNNNNNNNNNNNNNNNNNNNNNNNNNNNNNNNNNNNNNNNNNNNNNNNNNNNNNNNNNNNNNNNNNNNNNNNNNNNNNNNNNNNNNNNNNNNNNNNNNNNNNNNNNNNNNNNNNNNNNNNNNNNNNNNNNNNNNNNNNNNNNNNNNNNNNNNNNNNNNNNNNNNNNNNNNNNNNNNNNNNNNNNNNNNNNNNNNNNNNNNNNNNNNNNNNNNNNNNNNNNNNNNNNNNNNNNNNNNNNNNNNNNNNNNNNNNNNNNNNNNNNNNNNNNNNNNNNNNNNNNNNNNNNNNNNNNNNNNNNNNNNNNNNNNNNNNNNNNNNNNNNNNNNNNNNNNNNNNNNNNNNNNNNNNNNNNNNNNNNNNNNNNNNNNNNNNNNNNNNNNNNNNNNNNNNNNNNNNNNNNNNNNNNNNNNNNNNNNNNNNNNNNNNNNNNNNNNNNNNNNNNNNNNNNNNNNNNNNNNNNNNNNNNNNNNNNNNNNNNNNNNNNNNNNNNNNNNNNNNNNNNNNNNNNNNNNNNNNNNNNNNNNNNNNNNNNNNNNNNNNNNNNNNNNNNNNNNNNNNNNNNNNNNNNNNNNNNNNNNNNNNNNNNNNNNNNNNNNNNNNNNNNNNNNNNNNNNNNNNNNNNNNNNNNNNNNNNNNNNNNNNNNNNNNNNNNNNNNNNNNNNNNNNNNNNNNNNNNNNNNNNNNNNNNNNNNNNNNNNNNNNNNNNNNNNNNNNNNNNNNNNNNNNNNNNNNNNNNNNNNNNNNNNNNNNNNNNNNNNNNNNNNNNNNNNNNNNNNNNNNNNNNNNNNNNNNNNNNNNNNNNNNNNNNNNNNNNNNNNNNNNNNNNNNNNNNNNNNNNNNNNNNNNNNNNNNNNNNNNNNNNNNNNNNNNNNNNNNNNNNNNNNNNNNNNNNNNNNNNNNNNNNNNNNNNNNNNNNNNNNNNNNNNNNNNNNNNNNNNNNNNNNNNNNNNNNNNNNNNNNNNNNNNNNNNNNNNNNNNNNNNNNNNNNNNNNNNNNNNNNNNNNNNNNNNNNNNNNNNNNNNNNNNNNNNNNNNNNNNNNNNNNNNNNNNNNNNNNNNNNNNNNNNNNNNNNNNNNNNNNNNNNNNNNNNNNNNNNNNNNNNNNNNNNNNNNNNNNNNNNNNNNNNNNNNNNNNNNNNNNNNNNNNNNNNNNNNNNNNNNNNNNNNNNNNNNNNNNNNNNNNNNNNNNNNNNNNNNNNNNNNNNNNNNNNNNNNNNNNNNNNNNNNNNNNNNNNNNNNNNNNNNNNNNNNNNNNNNNNNNNNNNNNNNNNNNNNNNNNNNNNNNNNNNNNNNNNNNNNNNNNNNNNNNNNNNNNNNNNNNNNNNNNNNNNNNNNNNNNNNNNNNNNNNNNNNNNNNNNNNNNNNNNNNNNNNNNNNNNNNNNNNNNNNNNNNNNNNNNNNNNNNNNNNNNNNNNNNNNNNNNNNNNNNNNNNNNNNNNNNNNNNNNNNNNNNNNNNNNNNNNNNNNNNNNNNNNNNNNNNNNNNNNNNNNNNNNNNNNNNNNNNNNNNNNNNNNNNNNNNNNNNNNNNNNNNNNNNNNNNNNNNNNNNNNNNNNNNNNNNNNNNNNNNNNNNNNNNNNNNNNNNNNNNNNNNNNNNNNNNNNNNNNNNNNNNNNNNNNNNNNNNNNNNNNNNNNNNNNNNNNNNNNNNNNNNNNNNNNNNNNNNNNNNNNNNNNNNNNNNNNNNNNNNNNNNNNNNNNNNNNNNNNNNNNNNNNNNNNNNNNNNNNNNNNNNNNNNNNNNNNNNNNNNNNNNNNNNNNNNNNNNNNNNNNNNNNNNNNNNNNNNNNNNNNNNNNNNNNNNNNNNNNNNNNNNNNNNNNNNNNNNNNNNNNNNNNNNNNNNNNNNNNNNNNNNNNNNNNNNNNNNNNNNNNNNNNNNNNNNNNNNNNNNNNNNNNNNNNNNNNNNNNNNNNNNNNNNNNNNNNNNNNNNNNNNNNNNNNNNNNNNNNNNNNNNNNNNNNNNNNNNNNNNNNNNNNNNNNNNNNNNNNNNNNNNNNNNNNNNNNNNNNNNNNNNNNNNNNNNNNNNNNNNNNNNNNNNNNNNNNNNNNNNNNNNNNNNNNNNNNNNNNNNNNNNNNNNNNNNNNNNNNNNNNNNNNNNNNNNNNNNNNNNNNNNNNNNNNNNNNNNNNNNNNNNNNNNNNNNNNNNNNNNNNNNNNNNNNNNNNNNNNNNNNNNNNNNNNNNNNNNNNNNNNNNNNNNNNNNNNNNNNNNNNNNNNNNNNNNNNNNNNNNNNNNNNNNNNNNNNNNNNNNNNNNNNNNNNNNNNNNNNNNNNNNNNNNNNNNNNNNNNNNNNNNNNNNNNNNNNNNNNNNNNNNNNNNNNNNNNNNNNNNNNNNNNNNNNNNNNNNNNNNNNNNNNNNNNNNNNNNNNNNNNNNNNNNNNNNNNNNNNNNNNNNNNNNNNNNNNNNNNNNNNNNNNNNNNNNNNNNNNNNNNNNNNNNNNNNNNNNNNNNNNNNNNNNNNNNNNNNNNNNNNNNNNNNNNNNNNNNNNNNNNNNNNNNNNNNNNNNNNNNNNNNNNNNNNNNNNNNNNNNNNNNNNNNNNNNNNNNNNNNNNNNNNNNNNNNNNNNNNNNNNNNNNNNNNNNNNNNNNNNNNNNNNNNNNNNNNNNNNNNNNNNNNNNNNNNNNNNNNNNNNNNNNNNNNNNNNNNNNNNNNNNNNNNNNNNNNNNNNNNNNNNNNNNNNNNNNNNNNNNNNNNNNNNNNNNNNNNNNNNNNNNNNNNNNNNNNNNNNNNNNNNNNNNNNNNNNNNNNNNNNNNNNNNNNNNNNNNNNNNNNNNNNNNNNNNNNNNNNNNNNNNNNNNNNNNNNNNNNNNNNNNNNNNNNNNNNNNNNNNNNNNNNNNNNNNNNNNNNNNNNNNNNNNNNNNNNNNNNNNNNNNNNNNNNNNNNNNNNNNNNNNNNNNNNNNNNNNNNNNNNNNNNNNNNNNNNNNNNNNNNNNNNNNNNNNNNNNNNNNNNNNNNNNNNNNNNNNNNNNNNNNNNNNNNNNNNNNNNNNNNNNNNNNNNNNNNNNNNNNNNNNNNNNNNNNNNNNNNNNNNNNNNNNNNNNNNNNNNNNNNNNNNNNNNNNNNNNNNNNNNNNNNNNNNNNNNNNNNNNNNNNNNNNNNNNNNNNNNNNNNNNNNNNNNNNNNNNNNNNNNNNNNNNNNNNNNNNNNNNNNNNNNNNNNNNNNNNNNNNNNNNNNNNNNNNNNNNNNNNNNNNNNNNNNNNNNNNNNNNNNNNNNNNNNNNNNNNNNNNNNNNNNNNNNNNNNNNNNNNNNNNNNNNNNNNNNNNNNNNNNNNNNNNNNNNNNNNNNNNNNNNNNNNNNNNNNNNNNNNNNNNNNNNNNNNNNNNNNNNNNNNNNNNNNNNNNNNNNNNNNNNNNNNNNNNNNNNNNNNNNNNNNNNNNNNNNNNNNNNNNNNNNNNNNNNNNNNNNNNNNNNNNNNNNNNNNNNNNNNNNNNNNNNNNNNNNNNNNNNNNNNNNNNNNNNNNNNNNNNNNNNNNNNNNNNNNNNNNNNNNNNNNNNNNNNNNNNNNNNNNNNNNNNNNNNNNNNNNNNNNNNNNNNNNNNNNNNNNNNNNNNNNNNNNNNNNNNNNNNNNNNNNNNNNNNNNNNNNNNNNNNNNNNNNNNNNNNNNNNNNNNNNNNNNNNNNNNNNNNNNNNNNNNNNNNNNNNNNNNNNNNNNNNNNNNNNNNNNNNNNNNNNNNNNNNNNNNNNNNNNNNNNNNNNNNNNNNNNNNNNNNNNNNNNNNNNNNNNNNNNNNNNNNNNNNNNNNNNNNNNNNNNNNNNNNNNNNNNNNNNNNNNNNNNNNNNNNNNNNNNNNNNNNNNNNNNNNNNNNNNNNNNNNNNNNNNNNNNNNNNNNNNNNNNNNNNNNNNNNNNNNNNNNNNNNNNNNNNNNNNNNNNNNNNNNNNNNNNNNNNNNNNNNNNNNNNNNNNNNNNNNNNNNNNNNNNNNNNNNNNNNNNNNNNNNNNNNNNNNNNNNNNNNNNNNNNNNNNNNNNNNNNNNNNNNNNNNNNNNNNNNNNNNNNNNNNNNNNNNNNNNNNNNNNNNNNNNNNNNNNNNNNNNNNNNNNNNNNNNNNNNNNNNNNNNNNNNNNNNNNNNNNNNNNNNNNNNNNNNNNNNNNNNNNNNNNNNNNNNNNNNNNNNNNNNNNNNNNNNNNNNNNNNNNNNNNNNNNNNNNNNNNNNNNNNNNNNNNNNNNNNNNNNNNNNNNNNNNNNNNNNNNNNNNNNNNNNNNNNNNNNNNNNNNNNNNNNNNNNNNNNNNNNNNNNNNNNNNNNNNNNNNNNNNNNNNNNNNNNNNNNNNNNNNNNNNNNNNNNNNNNNNNNNNNNNNNNNNNNNNNNNNNNNNNNNNNNNNNNNNNNNNNNNNNNNNNNNNNNNNNNNNNNNNNNNNNNNNNNNNNNNNNNNNNNNNNNNNNNNNNNNNNNNNNNNNNNNNNNNNNNNNNNNNNNNNNNNNNNNNNNNNNNNNNNNNNNNNNNNNNNNNNNNNNNNNNNNNNNNNNNNNNNNNNNNNNNNNNNNNNNNNNNNNNNNNNNNNNNNNNNNNNNNNNNNNNNNNNNNNNNNNNNNNNNNNNNNNNNNNNNNNNNNNNNNNNNNNNNNNNNNNNNNNNNNNNNNNNNNNNNNNNNNNNNNNNNNNNNNNNNNNNNNNNNNNNNNNNNNNNNNNNNNNNNNNNNNNNNNNNNNNNNNNNNNNNNNNNNNNNNNNNNNNNNNNNNNNNNNNNNNNNNNNNNNNNNNNNNNNNNNNNNNNNNNNNNNNNNNNNNNNNNNNNNNNNNNNNNNNNNNNNNNNNNNNNNNNNNNNNNNNNNNNNNNNNNNNNNNNNNNNNNNNNNNNNNNNNNNNNNNNNNNNNNNNNNNNNNNNNNNNNNNNNNNNNNNNNNNNNNNNNNNNNNNNNNNNNNNNNNNNNNNNNNNNNNNNNNNNNNNNNNNNNNNNNNNNNNNNNNNNNNNNNNNNNNNNNNNNNNNNNNNNNNNNNNNNNNNNNNNNNNNNNNNNNNNNNNNNNNNNNNNNNNNNNNNNNNNNNNNNNNNNNNNNNNNNNNNNNNNNNNNNNNNNNNNNNNNNNNNNNNNNNNNNNNNNNNNNNNNNNNNNNNNNNNNNNNNNNNNNNNNNNNNNNNNNNNNNNNNNNNNNNNNNNNNNNNNNNNNNNNNNNNNNNNNNNNNNNNNNNNNNNNNNNNNNNNNNNNNNNNNNNNNNNNNNNNNNNNNNNNNNNNNNNNNNNNNNNNNNNNNNNNNNNNNNNNNNNNNNNNNNNNNNNNNNNNNNNNNNNNNNNNNNNNNNNNNNNNNNNNNNNNNNNNNNNNNNNNNNNNNNNNNNNNNNNNNNNNNNNNNNNNNNNNNNNNNNNNNNNNNNNNNNNNNNNNNNNNNNNNNNNNNNNNNNNNNNNNNNNNNNNNNNNNNNNNNNNNNNNNNNNNNNNNNNNNNNNNNNNNNNNNNNNNNNNNNNNNNNNNNNNNTGTCTTATTAATTTCTATTAGATTCTAACAGACATTAGCCATTAAAACGACATTTGATTCTTTTATACAAACTTGACATGATTATCACTTAAATTATATGTCATAAATATCCCAGtttagaaatatttacaaaggTAGGCTGCTCTGTTGGAAGCAACATTAAGCATGACCTATTAACACACTTTCCCTTAAGTCCGAGCAGGAGTCTCAGGGTCTGAACTGGATGCTGTAGGCCTCAGAAAGTCAAGACCTTTCAAACGGGGAAGATTAACTTGCTGGCTGCACGGAGAATGGATTCACTTGAGAGGCTGACAGCACTGATGTCCACAGGAGAGGCTGAGATTGGAACTATCAAGGAAACAGAATGGTGGAGGACTGTCACCAGGCTCAGGGACAGCATGGCAGACAGATGGCTCTAAGCTACTGCAGCTTTTAAAAATTGGTCATTTCTCTATATAacctttttattctattaaagGCTACTGAACCTCTTTATTTTTTGGTCATATTTCCCTAAAGATGGTAAGTTTCCTAATGACCTTTAGCCTGGGGGTGAACGTTGATTTAATTGAATAAAAAATGGGTATATGAGTTCCCTTATTTCAATGATAAAACTGCTATTGatctaaacataaaataatattctgATTATAAAACAAACTTGTCATTGTACTATAATTTGTAGCAGCTAGAGAATGAAAAGTAATGTGAAAAGAGTTGGTCATTTTTAATGCACCAATTTGTTTACTATTTTTCATTCTAAATTGAAAGATCATATCATACTGCCTACCTGTAAATAGCAATAAGCTATAGATAAATCAAAGATTAGAATTTAGGGCTTGGGTCTTATACTGAGTCCCTAGCActgaacaagaagaaaaacaggggCTTACAggcttataataaaaataatataaaatctcaAAGCAAAGAAAAGGTAGCTCATAAAAGTTAGCTGctaatgttttacacacacacacacacacacacacacacacacacacacacacacacacatatatataaattcttATGCACGATAAGCTCTTGTAATATTCTTAAAGCATTCCAGTCAAACCCCTGTCCCCACTTATAGGTCCTTCGCTTAGAGTGCCTAAGAATATCTTACCTTTAAAAGGCTtaacacagggctggagaaatggctcagcatttaaaagcactggctattcttccagaggtcctgagttcaattcccagcaactacctggtggctctcaaccatctgcaatgggatgtggtgccctcttctggtgtgtctgagtgcagtactcatatacattaaataaatagataaataaaaaataaatctttttttaaaaacggTTTAACAGAAATTATCATTCAGTTGAATTCTGAAGCCAATGTAAATGATCCTTTAGAGCAGAACCCTGCACGGGCACAGCTATGACACATACCTGAATTAAGGAAGAACTGAGGAGAATCACCATGAATGCCCACTGTGCCTGGCCCCAAGGCATTAGACAGGGTGTTCACAAAGGAAAACACTCCACTCATGATTCCAAAGCCCAAGCCAGAAactaaagaggaagaaaaacaccGGTAAACCCTTTTCCTGTTATGAGTTCAGTTCAAATCTCATTTTCAGGGACATGGGGAATCCTACTTCACTGCAGGGGACACTCAGCATGTGTAAGGCATGGCTTAGCTACCAcagcagaagaaaggaagggtgcTGCTGGAAGGGTGAGGAGGATTTGGTTCTTTGGactggaaggaagaagggaaggaaacacCACCTGCTGTTGCTGAAGCATCAGTCAGCTCTGGGAGGCTGCGTGAGAAAGTAGGAGTAAGGGAAGTGCAGAACAGCATGAGAAGATAATGAGCAGGGGAGAGGCACAGAAGGGactagagaggaagaagaggactgTGTGCTGAAGGCCTGGCTTTGGTTTATTATAGCCAAACTGTGAGGGAGTAACTGACTGCACACAGACTGGGCTAACTCTACCTAGAGGCCTAGATCCAGTGAGTGAGGGAGTGTGTGTCTCTGCTACATACCTatacttacgtgtgtgtgtgtgtgtgtgtgtgtgtgtgtgtgtgtgtgtgtgtgtgtgtatgtgtagacatGCACACTGGTGCCTGCATGAGTTTTTGTGTACCATGTGCAGGCTCTGCAGGTGTTGTATCCCTTAGAGATAGacttagaggtggttgtgagccactgggtgggtgctgggaactgaactcaggtcctctgcaagagcagtaggtgctcttaactgctgagccatctctccaacacgtTTATTATTTTTCATCATGACACCACAGGGTCTAACTTACCATAGGCCAACAGTCGCATCGAGGGTGCTGTCTCCTCAGGGTTTATGCTTTTCAAACCCTCATTggcttttctaaaagaaaaaaaacacatattttttgctgtttttactttttaaaaaagcagtatAGAAAGGAGGTCACAAGACCCTTCAAAACTAGATATTAATGTGGCTTCAGATCAGGCTATACTCTCAATCCAGAGTCCATTTAAGTCAGACCCAATActcttttgttactgttgtttgttttgtttgagacagggtctctctacttaGACCTGGATGTCCCATAACTAAATATGGAGACCAGACTGATCTCAAATTCAATAAGGtctgccttcttctgcctcccaaaggctgggattaaaagcaagtgccaccacacccagattgagcacattttcaaaaaatgaactTAAGTGAGATTTCCGCCAACTCCATCTAGCTGATGTttccataaaaggaaaaattaaaaataatagcagCAAGCCAAGAGGGTTTGAGTTTAATATGAATAAAATCAGTGATCTAATTTCTGAGCCCAATGAATGTTTATTTCATTACCCTGAGGGATCTACCTCTCTGAATTTTGTACTTCCCAAAGTCTTAGGTCTCTGTCTCCACTGTATTGGCATTCTGTTATATTTTCCTCTGTGGCTATACTTACTCtcattcctcttcccctctttcacACTGAAAATCCAAAATTAATCtcacccttctttttttttattttttttctcttgttttgtttttattcatgtaCTCAACATTCCAGGAGCATCTACGGCATGCCAACAGGAGCAGTTTGTCTTCCCTTTCCCATCTCTCTGCAACACGATTCTAGGTGGGGTTTCACAACCCcgtttgtttttattcattaaatttgttttctgacaatttcacacatacacataatacacca from Rattus norvegicus strain BN/NHsdMcwi chromosome 8, GRCr8, whole genome shotgun sequence includes:
- the Aph1bl1 gene encoding gamma-secretase subunit APH-1B isoform X2, producing MTAAVFFGCAFIAFGPALSLYVFTIATDPLRVIFLIAGAFFWLVSLLLSSVFWFLVRVITDNRDGPVQNYLLIFGVLLSVCIQELFRLAYYRLLKKANEGLKSINPEETAPSMRLLAYVSGLGFGIMSGVFSFVNTLSNALGPGTVGIHGDSPQFFLNSVPISASPVDISAVSLSSESILRAASKLIFPV